Proteins encoded in a region of the Bacteroidota bacterium genome:
- a CDS encoding anaerobic sulfatase-maturation protein: MDNRSGIISFNEAFKKYEGARTFTIMLKPVGSVCNLNCAYCYYLEKKNLYPKTANFKLDEHLLEKFTQQYIREQDVNEITFVWQGGEPGILGIEYFKNALVLQKKYAGSKKINNVFQTNGTYIDENWCEFFRDNNFLVGISVDGPEKLHDYYRKTKSGNSSFHRVMKSVELMHRHRVEFNTLSVVNNLTSAYPLEVYNFLKSIGSTFMQFIPIVERIAVAPETLQLVDNTYDKEAHVTDWSVEPIKFGHFLCSIFDEWVKKDVGQYYVQLFDVTLANWIGEPPGLCVFQETCGMTAVMEHNGDLYSCDHFVYDKYRLGNTNITSPDELMHSKQHAEFSNDKLESLPTDCHDCEFLFACHGACPKHRFMETPNGEQGLNYLCKSYKMFFEHVTPAMNFMMNEINNNRAPANIMNKFQFLNSEAQDKKT; the protein is encoded by the coding sequence ATGGATAACAGATCAGGAATAATATCTTTTAATGAAGCGTTCAAAAAGTATGAAGGAGCCAGAACTTTTACCATCATGCTAAAACCCGTTGGTTCGGTATGTAATTTAAACTGCGCTTATTGTTATTATCTTGAAAAAAAGAACCTTTATCCAAAGACCGCGAATTTTAAATTAGATGAACATCTTTTAGAAAAATTTACCCAGCAATATATTCGGGAGCAAGATGTAAATGAAATAACTTTCGTTTGGCAAGGTGGAGAGCCAGGTATTCTGGGAATTGAATATTTCAAAAATGCACTTGTATTGCAAAAAAAATATGCAGGAAGTAAAAAAATCAATAATGTTTTTCAAACAAATGGCACTTACATAGATGAAAATTGGTGTGAATTTTTTAGAGATAATAATTTTCTGGTAGGCATATCGGTTGATGGACCAGAAAAACTGCATGATTACTATCGCAAAACAAAATCAGGTAACTCTAGTTTTCACAGGGTAATGAAAAGTGTTGAATTGATGCATCGACACAGGGTTGAATTCAATACTTTATCTGTAGTCAATAATTTAACCTCAGCATATCCTTTAGAAGTTTACAATTTCCTAAAATCTATTGGCAGCACGTTCATGCAATTTATTCCAATCGTTGAACGAATTGCTGTTGCACCTGAAACGCTTCAGCTGGTTGATAATACTTATGATAAAGAGGCACATGTTACCGATTGGTCGGTTGAACCCATAAAATTTGGTCATTTTTTGTGTTCTATTTTTGATGAATGGGTTAAAAAAGATGTGGGTCAGTATTATGTACAATTATTTGATGTAACTCTGGCAAACTGGATTGGTGAGCCTCCGGGTTTGTGTGTATTTCAAGAAACCTGCGGAATGACAGCTGTGATGGAGCATAACGGTGATTTATATAGTTGCGACCATTTTGTTTATGACAAATACCGTCTTGGAAACACAAATATTACTTCGCCTGACGAATTAATGCATTCGAAACAGCATGCTGAATTTAGTAATGATAAATTGGAAAGTTTGCCAACCGATTGCCATGATTGTGAGTTTCTATTTGCATGCCACGGAGCATGCCCAAAACATCGTTTTATGGAAACTCCTAATGGGGAACAAGGCTTAAATTATTTATGCAAATCCTACAAAATGTTTTTTGAACATGTAACTCCGGCTATGAATTTTATGATGAATGAAATTAATAATAATAGAGCCCCAGCCAATATTATGAATAAGTTCCAATTTTTAAATTCTGAAGCCCAAGATAAAAAAACATGA
- a CDS encoding sulfatase — MNSCSIKEGEAKKETSDQAKLNFLFIPVDDLRPELGCYGDTNIKTPNIDRLAAQGVAFNRTYCQQAVCNPSRVSLLTGLRPDSTKVWDLKIHFRDILPDVVTLPQFFKNNGYTTVGFGKAFHNNDPDTISWSVVPENIAGFPFDPDAVYANEENLKIQAEKAKQLEKAGKKKDQLGYWYVKANATECADVPDDFYYDGAQTTRAIEVLRELKTKNEPFFLSVGYYRPHLPFNAPKKYWDMYDREKIPLAENQFPPKDSPDYAIHGDAELRGYSNSQDLPLPFEKSWSEEKQRKIKHGYYASVSYTDAQIGRLLDELNRLGLAENTVIVLWGDHGWKLGEHNGWSKHTNYEIDTHVPMIISGAGVAAKGKHSNALTEFVDIYPTLCEMANLPVPSYLHGTSVVPLLENPDKEWKSAAFSQYLLGRYRPSPYVKKEMMGYTMRTDRYRYVEWYDWNKDDTRGNLLSKELFDHDTDPQENQNLANQTQYKEIVDMLSHQLADGWRKAIPKN; from the coding sequence ATGAATTCGTGTTCAATAAAAGAGGGAGAAGCAAAAAAGGAGACCTCTGACCAAGCTAAACTTAATTTTTTGTTTATTCCGGTAGATGACCTTCGTCCTGAATTAGGCTGTTATGGCGATACAAATATTAAAACCCCAAATATCGACCGATTGGCAGCACAAGGAGTTGCTTTTAACCGAACGTATTGCCAACAAGCAGTTTGTAATCCCTCAAGGGTGAGTTTACTTACAGGGCTTCGCCCTGACTCCACGAAAGTGTGGGATTTAAAAATACATTTCAGAGATATTTTACCAGATGTGGTTACTCTTCCCCAGTTTTTTAAAAATAACGGATATACCACCGTAGGTTTTGGTAAAGCATTTCACAATAACGATCCCGACACTATATCCTGGTCGGTTGTTCCGGAAAACATTGCTGGATTTCCTTTCGACCCCGATGCCGTTTATGCAAACGAAGAAAACCTTAAGATACAAGCAGAAAAGGCTAAACAACTTGAAAAAGCAGGGAAGAAAAAAGATCAATTGGGATATTGGTATGTTAAAGCAAATGCAACTGAGTGTGCGGATGTTCCTGATGATTTTTATTACGATGGAGCGCAAACTACCCGAGCCATAGAAGTGCTTAGAGAGTTAAAAACCAAAAATGAACCATTTTTCCTATCTGTTGGTTATTACAGACCACATCTTCCATTCAATGCCCCAAAAAAATATTGGGATATGTATGATCGGGAAAAAATACCTTTGGCTGAAAACCAATTTCCCCCAAAAGACAGTCCTGATTATGCGATTCATGGAGATGCAGAGTTAAGGGGATATTCTAATTCTCAGGATTTGCCTCTACCATTTGAGAAATCATGGAGCGAAGAGAAGCAAAGAAAAATCAAACATGGTTACTATGCCAGTGTTTCATATACCGATGCACAAATTGGAAGACTACTGGATGAGCTCAACAGACTTGGATTAGCAGAAAATACAGTAATTGTCCTTTGGGGAGATCATGGATGGAAACTGGGCGAGCATAATGGGTGGAGCAAACACACCAATTATGAAATCGATACTCATGTTCCCATGATTATCAGTGGAGCCGGAGTTGCAGCCAAGGGAAAACATAGCAACGCATTAACTGAATTTGTGGACATATATCCAACCTTATGCGAAATGGCCAATCTCCCTGTTCCTTCATATTTACACGGAACCAGTGTAGTTCCTTTATTAGAAAATCCTGACAAGGAATGGAAATCAGCTGCTTTTAGCCAATATCTGTTGGGCAGATACAGGCCATCACCTTATGTAAAAAAAGAGATGATGGGTTATACTATGAGAACCGATAGATATCGTTATGTAGAATGGTATGATTGGAATAAAGATGACACCAGGGGTAACTTGTTAAGTAAAGAATTATTCGATCACGATACAGATCCTCAAGAAAATCAGAACTTAGCAAATCAAACGCAATACAAGGAAATTGTTGACATGCTTTCACATCAATTGGCTGATGGTTGGCGAAAAGCTATACCAAAAAATTAA
- a CDS encoding patatin-like phospholipase family protein: MKRKVSLVLSGGGARGIAHIGVIEEIEKQGFEIFSVSGTSMGAMVGGIYALGKMEAYKNWICSLDKIKVFSLIDFSFSTQGLVKGDKVFNKMKEFIPDVNIEDLKINYTAVAADIMNKKEVVFTKGSIFDAIRASISIPTIFTPVKTEDGLLVDGGVINNIPINYAHRTPGDILIVVNVNANIPIDKPVITKKETAIKLSIYQKKIRDFYHHLNKTHPMSKTEKLGYFELINKTIGLMTYHNAQMSLEKYKPDILINISRDSCSTYDFYKAEELVEIGRHAAIKSLKEFYAK; the protein is encoded by the coding sequence ATGAAACGAAAGGTATCATTAGTATTATCGGGTGGAGGTGCAAGGGGAATTGCGCACATTGGAGTAATTGAGGAAATTGAGAAGCAAGGTTTTGAAATTTTTTCAGTTTCCGGAACTTCAATGGGTGCAATGGTTGGGGGTATTTATGCTTTGGGAAAAATGGAAGCCTATAAAAACTGGATTTGCTCCCTCGATAAAATCAAAGTTTTCAGTCTGATCGATTTTTCATTTAGTACCCAGGGTTTGGTGAAAGGCGACAAAGTATTCAATAAAATGAAAGAGTTTATCCCCGACGTGAATATAGAAGATTTAAAAATAAACTATACTGCGGTAGCCGCTGATATTATGAACAAAAAGGAAGTGGTTTTTACCAAAGGTAGCATATTTGATGCCATCAGGGCTTCCATTTCTATTCCAACCATATTTACACCCGTTAAAACGGAAGACGGATTATTAGTTGATGGAGGGGTGATAAATAATATTCCCATTAATTATGCCCACAGAACCCCTGGCGATATTTTGATTGTTGTAAATGTGAATGCGAATATTCCTATAGATAAACCGGTCATTACGAAAAAGGAAACAGCTATTAAGCTATCTATTTATCAAAAAAAGATTAGAGATTTCTACCATCATCTGAACAAAACCCATCCCATGAGCAAGACTGAAAAACTTGGGTATTTTGAATTGATTAATAAAACCATTGGTTTAATGACCTATCATAATGCACAAATGTCACTCGAAAAGTACAAGCCTGATATTTTAATCAATATTTCACGTGATTCGTGCAGCACCTATGACTTTTACAAAGCAGAGGAATTGGTCGAAATTGGCCGACATGCGGCAATCAAGAGCCTAAAAGAATTTTATGCAAAGTAA
- a CDS encoding M20/M25/M40 family metallo-hydrolase encodes MKRFLTFLFVSFLLWNVPTYSQKKVVDRIIEIGNTDNQTMNHLDVFSNRFGGRLIGSDAYENAAEWAASKFKEWGMQVEMDYSGTLPVGFNRGPWFGRMLSDNGMILHFATPSYTSGTKGVQKGHVVIEPKSQGEFDRMKGKLKGAWVLISGKNEGWPIDISSKADHYRDSIISVNAEIEKKNGEIRGQNRRNPEGEQKQLLPLVEEPALFYRQMKDAGILGIIQSSSNPIRALYDRKNIDNMTFETLPTIPDIKLDEHQYAIIEQMAKERQRFELEFDIRNHFKMGPVKYHNVIGIIPGTKYPNEYVMIGGHLDAFDVATGGVDCGTGIAVTMEAARLIMKAGGKPERTILFCLWAGEEFGLLGSKSWVENNKDKWAKISNYFNRDGGPTVANSLSVTEAMYADMEKICEPLNDINPDFPFTLSKRNPTPRPKSAGGSDHAYFALNGVPTLSFGTADPKGYDFNYGEIWHTERDLYNMSIPEYMNHSSVVSAVVVLGIANLNHLLSREGYFIEEKK; translated from the coding sequence ATGAAACGCTTTTTAACCTTTTTATTTGTTTCTTTTTTACTGTGGAATGTGCCAACGTATTCACAAAAAAAAGTAGTTGACCGTATCATCGAAATCGGCAATACCGACAATCAAACCATGAATCATTTGGATGTTTTTAGCAACCGTTTCGGGGGCCGGCTCATTGGATCGGATGCTTATGAAAATGCCGCTGAATGGGCCGCCAGTAAATTCAAAGAATGGGGAATGCAAGTAGAGATGGATTATTCCGGCACTTTACCTGTAGGATTTAACAGAGGTCCTTGGTTTGGCAGGATGTTGAGTGATAATGGGATGATTTTGCATTTTGCAACCCCCTCTTATACTTCAGGAACCAAGGGTGTTCAAAAAGGACATGTGGTTATTGAACCCAAATCGCAAGGGGAATTCGATAGGATGAAAGGAAAGTTGAAAGGTGCCTGGGTATTAATTTCAGGTAAAAACGAAGGTTGGCCCATCGATATTTCGTCAAAGGCAGATCATTATAGAGATTCCATTATCTCTGTAAATGCTGAAATAGAAAAAAAGAATGGTGAAATCAGGGGTCAGAATCGGCGGAATCCTGAAGGTGAACAAAAACAGCTATTGCCATTGGTCGAGGAACCGGCCTTGTTTTATCGTCAGATGAAAGATGCTGGTATTTTAGGAATTATCCAGTCTTCGTCAAATCCAATCCGTGCACTTTATGATCGAAAAAATATCGACAATATGACTTTCGAAACACTTCCAACCATTCCGGATATTAAATTAGACGAGCACCAATATGCAATCATCGAGCAGATGGCTAAAGAAAGACAACGTTTCGAACTTGAATTCGACATCAGAAATCATTTTAAAATGGGGCCTGTAAAGTATCATAATGTAATTGGAATTATTCCCGGTACAAAATATCCCAATGAATATGTCATGATCGGCGGACATTTGGATGCATTTGATGTGGCAACCGGAGGTGTGGATTGTGGAACTGGCATTGCCGTTACAATGGAAGCTGCCCGATTGATCATGAAAGCAGGCGGTAAACCGGAAAGAACCATCTTGTTTTGCTTGTGGGCCGGTGAAGAATTCGGACTTTTAGGCTCGAAAAGCTGGGTTGAAAATAATAAAGACAAATGGGCCAAAATATCCAATTATTTTAACCGCGATGGAGGGCCGACTGTTGCCAATAGTTTGAGTGTGACTGAAGCTATGTACGCCGATATGGAAAAAATTTGTGAGCCATTAAATGATATTAATCCCGATTTCCCGTTCACCCTAAGCAAACGTAATCCAACGCCACGCCCAAAAAGTGCCGGAGGTTCTGACCATGCATATTTCGCTTTAAATGGGGTTCCTACTCTTTCTTTTGGAACAGCCGATCCCAAAGGCTATGATTTTAATTACGGAGAAATTTGGCATACTGAACGTGATCTGTATAACATGAGTATTCCTGAATACATGAACCATTCTTCAGTTGTTTCTGCCGTTGTAGTGC